The Capsicum annuum cultivar UCD-10X-F1 chromosome 3, UCD10Xv1.1, whole genome shotgun sequence genomic sequence CTCACATACCAAAAGGAACTCAGTATCGTACCTTATGAATTGTTGTTGCACATATCAGTTTCATATTGTTCATAGAACTAATAGCTTTcttgttttgaatattttgttaAAAAGTTTCAACTGGTCAGCGTGGCAATACAATCATGCCTACCggtacaacaacatatccagtgtaatcCTGCATCCCGCTGCTGGGGTCTAGAGAaggtgtacacagaccttaccctaCCTCATGAGAGGCAGTTTCCGAAAGACCCACAGCTCGAGTAACACACAACAAAGTGGGATATCATTCCTCTTTCTTTCTGTCTCTTCCGTGTTGTGGGTATACTGACGAAAGGGTGATAAAAACTACTTTGACtcataagagaaaaactgtatGACTACCCTgtacaaaaattaatttcttaaccTTATATTGTCAACGAAAAATGAGGGATAAGACATACAAGAAAAGAAAGTGTCAACTCTATTCAACTATGTATTGTGGGAAAAAATAGCAAACTATAGTGAGATTATAATAAAGGAGTTTGAAAACCAGAAAACAGATGCTTCtttataagaaaaataggaaagtTTTGCTTGACAATAAGATCTAACTATTTTTCAATCAATTAATACAATTCGATAACAAAGTTGAACAGAAGATAATGACTCTTAAAAATGACAATCTCTGGTAAAAAGACCATAAAACTAACAGAATTTTATCAAGgggctaaaaaatatttttccctgTAAAAAGCAGGGTAATCTTCTAAAcaaatttaacaaaataaaacaaaagttaaTTAACAACAGCTTCATGATgtgtaaaacaaaaaaaacttgAGAAATACGCAAGGAAGAGAGCAACTTTAACTGGAGTGCGTGAAGGAGGCCGTTCGAAAAAAACTATAGAACTCATTATTTATAAAAAGGGGTAGAAATAAAATTGGGATTGAACGGGACCATCAACACAAGATTATGGTCTAACTAAGGACCAAAAATCACCAGTACCAGAATAACCCTAGTGGGTACAACAAACTAGGTGGACAAGAGGATATGCAAGGTACAAATGCTGTGTTATACCAAGAAATAATTGAAAGCACCAGATTTTTTTTAACTCTAATACGACCTTAAATGCTAGGTACAACAGCACGGAATAAGAGAAACAACACAGcaccaaaattttcaaacaagtcGGATAATCTAGGGCATTTCAACAAAGTTCTAATAAGATCCAATAAACAgtcaaaaacaaaatttaaacgCCAAAACTTTATAAAGCAGCCACTAATTTATAGTTTTGCATCAAAAGAGATCAAACGCCACTATTTTGTATCTTTAAGCCTCAATGTGGGGGAACTCAAACACAACATCTTTGCCGGAGAGCTTCCTGTAAACTGCGGAAAAGGTCTCCAGCTTGTACTCGGTGTTGTTACGCTCCTTGGGGTCCAAGTAGACCTGTCCAAAACAAGAACAATGAAGAACTAAGAATGTGggaatgaatttaaaatataaataaaacgAAGACATGCATTGGAGCTACTGTTtagattgataatatttttatttccaATTAAGATAGCCAAGGAGTCTGTAGATATAAGCTGGCAAAAGTGGAAGCTTCCAACTCAAAAAATGACTACCCAAAAAAAGGCTTATTAAGCAACAAGATTAAACAAACGGTAATTCCAACAACATACCTTCATAATCTTAGATCCATCAACGCGATATCTAGTTCGCTTTCCAACGATCTCAGCAGGTACAACCAAATCCTCCAATATGGCATCATGGACAGAAGTAAGAGTCCTGCTGCGGGGTCGTTGGGCAGCAGAGCCTCTCTTTGGGGGCCTCACTATCCTCCTGGTTGCAATGAAGATCACGTCCTACAAGAAATGGGAACATCAAGAAATGCTAAAAGACAATGTCCCCTCATGATAAAGTGTTGAATGAATGTTCTAATATTCAACAACCACCATAAGAATATATGACGGATCAAATCTGAAAATGTAGCCATGACTCAAACTACAAGCAAACTGTCATACACTCAACAAAACAAACAACGGAGTTAAATTCAGATTTTACATCTGTTAATTCattgattatctaaaataaagagaagatacCAAAATGAAATATTAATCTAATTGCCATAGAGATTACACAAGAATCGGATGAATGAGCAATGTAATTCAACTCAGCAGCACATGACTTAAGGTGTAGAACATCAAAACAAGGATTGGATTTGAAGTACACAATTAATAGGCATTCCATGGCGAGAATGGTGCAAAGAGGATATAAAATAGAGCATACAACTAATTTTGCACCAATCATAAGACAGATTTTTGGTGGAATCCAGCAAGCAAGGACCAAGGGTAGACGATATTTTAGACAAATCACCATAGGAAGTAAGGATAGGCTAGCATTGGAATCACCACTGTAAAAAATCTTATTGATAGAACTAACAAAATGTGGCTAATACTAGTAAATGGATTCAAAATTCCATACTTTCAAAAACTAGAAAGTGTTTGATGGTTACCTTTCCACTGAATTTCTTCTCCAACTCCCTAACAAGACGGACATGGACCTTGCGGAAAGCTTTCCTCAGTCTGTAGGGCACGTGAATAACAACAGCTTTCCTATTTCCCGACACATCAATTTGACTGCACAGCAGTAAAACAGATTAAAATACCACATTGCAGTCAGATACATATttactaacaaaatactactaataGCACCCTTACGCGGCTGAATTGATGTATAGATCCTTCAATTCACTTTTCAGCTCTTGGTTGGTGTTTTCCAAATCAAACAAAGCCTGTTCAGGAAAAGCTTACAATCATTATTTCACAaacataaaattatcaaataatgaATTGAAGATATATAATAACTGGAACAATcaactaaggaacaaaaaataaCCTGTGCAACAGACTCCTCAAATTCAGATGGTTCAGCATCTTTGTCTTTGTGAATCTTTTGCCTTGACGTGTACATCTTCACAGATCTAATCAATCAACGTATCAGATATACAAACCTAAATATCACTATAACGAGCCTGTAGAAACTGACTGACAAgaccaaacaaacaaaaaatacaacactCCCTTTTTTGAACATTCATAAGCTTTATCCTGATCATATGAAATTGACAGCTTTGGAATCATAAAGCCATTGAGATGTCAGTCTCTATACAAAACAAACGACTTTGAAATCATACGGGCACTGAGATATAAAGCTCAACCCTGATCGTGTGAAATGAACGACTTTGGAACCATATGAACATTGAAATGTGAATCTCTATGCAACTGATACAACACAAACAACGTTGAAATCATACAGGCATTGAGATATAAAGCTCAATCCTGCTTGTGTGAAATGAACGACTTTGGAACCATATAGACATTGAGATGCAAATCTCTACCCGACTGGTACAACACAAACAACGTTGAAATCATACAGGCATTGAGATACAAAGCTCAATCCTGTGATGTGAAATGAATGACTTTGAGATCATACAGGCATTGAGATAAAAATCTCTATATTGACAATACAGCATAAACGACTTCGAAATCATATTGGCATCGAAATACACATCTCTACACTGACAATACAACACGAACGACTTTGAAATCAAACAGCAATTGAGATATAAATCATTATATTGACGAAAAAACACAATCATACAGGCACTGAGATATGATAATTAATACTTGTGATTCTTAATTAAAAACGTTGAAAGTATACAAACATTGACGTTCGTTCTTTATCTATATGCTACTCAAGCAGTCAGAAAACTTATCATCAAAGGAGTAAAAATGCAATAGAAAACATACAGTTGTGACCATTCTCAGGTATAATGAGGCAATAAAAATGGAGGAAGAAGAGTACCTCTGAGTGTTCGGCGACGGCGGACAGATCTGTGAGAGTGACGGAATCACTTGCTTTGATAGAAGataaaaaccctagggcttgGAGAGTTCATTATATTATATAGAGAAAATTCAACGGTCCAGATGAGAGTAAAGTGCTGTGCGGTTTGGATTGACTGGGCCGGAACTCGGGTTAATAGAATGGGAAAAGGACCCTATATAGCCAATTCCAAAATAAATGGCCCAAGTTTGGTCTATTGGACAAAAAGTGATCAGtcagatatttttttgaaaaaattacggAAAGTGATaaacttaagatcataattataataaataataacatttttataaaattatattttatagcaaaaatttcttttttggtATGAGTTGCTCCACACATATGTGTTTTTTTGGTGACctctcctattttcactccaaTACTTTACCTCTCTCCAAtcttattttaccttttatttttatttttctataaagtCCCCAAAATTGGCTAAGAAATTTCGAAAAAAATGCCCCATCGACGGGCTTGTGTGCTGGTACAACTACAACCCAACATGATGAGAGCGTCTCTCAAATAGATGGCACACTCGTTAAATGTTGTATAGTTTTCTGTTTTGCTTGTGCATTCCGTGTGTGGCTACACACTCTGTTGAAAAAATAcaaagatttgagaaaaataaaaaaaatcaaagaatcgagcaaaatttcaagtcttgatgTTGAAAACTCctctaaatataatttagaagAAGATAAAGACAAAGAGTtgcttatatatgtatttattagctAATGGGTACTAATTTGTATAGATATACAAatcttattgtatatatatacatttgagtcatgtgaatgtatttatatttttgtatatacgTATGAAGTTTACATAAGTTTTTTTGGATAGTATTGAATTTGTATTTGGATTTGGATTGTCCTATGTctttttagagggtaacatatgtatctatttgtatgtatttattttatatatgtatttattagctAATGGGTACTCATTTGTATAGATATGCAAATCttattctatatatatacattttcgAGGGCACATGCATGTATTACgtattttttattacctatatgtatatgtgtatagtTGACCTTTTTGTAATAGAGATTCATGTCATGTATGCGCGAAGGTTAAATAAGACTTGTGTTAAGCAAGCAGAGTAGTCAagagatgtatatatttgtattgtaaatacatatgcaaatctGTGTATCTATGTATTTcgtatatttttgaaatatgtatatgtaatatagATATATGTCttttatgaaaaaacaaaaatcttaaTCATTAAAAGAATAACCAGCTatgtaatttttgtaaaaatcttaactaatatatatttattagttaTGTAATTTAAGCAAAAATCTTTTAATAAAAGTCATTTAGGAAAAAGTGAAACCTTGACTTTAAATGCATGGAGTAATTTAAGCATCATTCTTTATTTAACTCAATTGATTTGAGGAAATAGAGGACAGCAAATTTCATTTGCATATGTATTTCGATAACAAATTTtacctaaaatacaaaatacaacttgctattttatgtaattatcaatCAGTTGATATGAAACTCCTAATTATGAGCTTAAATTTGctacttatgaaattttttctattttttttttcaaattttaaccaCCGCTTTGAGTTCATTAGTTAAGACCAAGTTGACTATTTTGCCTTAGGAAAGGAAATAAAGTCTGAGCCTTCACCtataataatctatatctataatctataatctataatataaatGTTGTTacactttttgtccttcattaaaagtctttactttgaCAATAgcgttttttcactatttttttctaatattttttttattaaaatatatttatggtaaaacctttccttattagaagtcatcagaattaatgacaactaatattttttcattagtttaagaattctaaatcaactaaatttgattttaagaagacttGAAAAAAcgagaaataaatataaaaatgttagaataagaaaattttaagaagtatcaaatttttaaaaattttaagtacgtaataagaatgtaataaatgattttgtaaaaatttgactttaaaaccaatgaaaaattttaaatgtatataaaaaaaaagaaataatcatacCACAGGTTCAAATTAATGTTTCTCTCTTAGCCTCTAAGGAATGAGGTATtgcataacaaacacaaaagtaaCGATcaatcaaccacttgaaacttctggctGTAGGATtttttaaaagtgatttgaacttttacactttattaaaatctgcgcaatagataaaattatttaattttaaataatcaaacgctATACATGCAAGACACATACGATTGAGCTAGTTATATTAAtatgctttttattttttctaacttcATAACCATTCTTCTTTCTCCAATTCTTGATAGCTAAGAACcctacaaaatttatatttttttcctctaattcTTAATTTGTTTCACCTAGATTATCTAAATTGAGTAGGAGTTTTAAAGTAGAGAGTGGTGTGGGTGGATCAAAAAGGAGAAGGGGGCTAAAAGAGTCCACAAAATACCtatctttttttctcaaattcttaattttttcatcTAGATTGTCTGAATTgagttgaatttttttgaaatgaaGGGTGGCGTTGGTGGATCAAAAAGGAGGGATTAAGAGAATAAAAAATGTGCAAGATGTGGAGGTTGATCGGGGATGGAAAGAAAAGGGTTATTGTGTTGAAGCTTAAAGTAATGGTGAGTGAGGaagaactttgaaggaaatggattgtttttgaaaaaaattgtgtTTAATCATTTGGGGTTGCATATGATTGATATGATAATAAATACTGTGAAGATTTGGAATCAATGAATCGAAAGAGATTTCAGAGAAATGAagtcgtgtatgtgatgtatataaaactgtatatttattgtataaatatttatatatatataatacaaatagAGATTGTTTGGGATGTGTacagaaattatataaatattgtagagAGACTTCATaaatattgtatagaatatgtatatgaatAACTATTGCAACTAATGTTATATAGAATGAGTATAGAAactatattattattgtatagaatttgtatttgaataattattgcaGTTAAGGCTGCATGAAATTTATATAGAaactatataaatattatatagaaactgtataaatactgaataaaatatttatctaaataaCTATTGCAACTAAtattgtatagaaactgtataaccGTTCTATAGAATCTGTATTGAATAATTATTGCTGTTAAAGATTGTATAGAGTGTatataaaaactgtataattattgtatagaatatgtaatTGTATATGATGCATAtagaaattatatcattgttgtataaaatatgtatatgaataaCTATTgcagttaaaaattgtatagaatatgtataaaaattctaTAATTATTGCTAGAACGTACATAAAAAATTGTATCATCatttatatagaatatatatatatatagatgcgTATATAAAccataaatttattatataaaatatgtatttgtatttgtgatataaaaaatatatgtgtTTGATATCTAATATTGAAAAGTAAAACaaattatatacatatttgttttgatataaaaaatatgtaccAGTGAATTATATTATAGAGAAGAATATAAACATGAGCACCTCATGTTTTAGCATGCATGTAAATGTCACGTGTCTTTCTTAAGCTTATATAAGTACACACTTatttaatttcctttttttttttttggtaaagtagatatatatatatatatgctaaatATAGGAGAGTTACAGAAAGTAGTAGTAGCAGGAATAGCAGGAGCATTCCTTAACAAAATAGCCGAAGAGACATGGCTAGAGATAGGAGCTAAAGTCTTAGAGTTATTGACGCTAGAATTACTTATTACAGACTGGTTTCCTAGAGAAACTAGGTGATGGCATACAGGCCAAGACACTAATATACTAGTACTAGCTCCATCTCGGTCGTGTTGCAGCAAAGCTTTCACAGTAGGAGGTGGAGAGACCAAAAAGGGTTGAGCTTGGATATGTAATAGATGAGATCCTGCTTTGGCAAGGCTATCTGCAACAGTGTTATCAAGCCGGAAATTATGCTGTACCACTAGATTCCCCAAGTTCCTCAACATTAACCTGCAAAAGAAGAGACTATGTTAGTATAAGGAGAAATTGGGTGTTGAAGAAGTTGGATAAGATCTGTACAGTCCGACTCTATTTCAAGAGGTGTGCACGCAAAGGATGATGCCCTACACAGGCCTTGGTGAAGAGCTTCCAACTCAACCATCGTGCCTGAATTACCCATGCTTTTGTTGGAGAACCCAACAATCCATTGGCCGTCAGCATCGCGAATGACTTTGCCGATGCCACTGCAGTTGGATGTATTTGAGAACGAGCCGTCTACATTCAACTTATAAGTTCCTCGCTTAGGGGGAACCCACTTAATATTGACAGTAATAGTGTTGGTTAGGTTGCTAGGTAAGCGCGAATAATAACGAAATTCCTCAACCTTGTGATGCACCAATTCAATTGACAGAAAgttaatatttttgtgaaaaacATTCTGATTACGGTTTAGCCAAAGGTTTCataatgcaaaaggtaaaaagtcGAGCCATTCCAAAGGATGGTTGAAGAAAGAGAGATGGGATTTTTTCATCACTTGGAGCCAATGGAGATTGGAAAAATCGAAGTGAGAGCTGTTAATACCTATGTCAATCTAGAATTTTCTAGCTATGAAACAGTGAAAGAAGAGGTGCACAACAGATTCTGCAGCAGAA encodes the following:
- the LOC107862180 gene encoding 40S ribosomal protein S7 — encoded protein: MYTSRQKIHKDKDAEPSEFEESVAQALFDLENTNQELKSELKDLYINSAAQIDVSGNRKAVVIHVPYRLRKAFRKVHVRLVRELEKKFSGKDVIFIATRRIVRPPKRGSAAQRPRSRTLTSVHDAILEDLVVPAEIVGKRTRYRVDGSKIMKVYLDPKERNNTEYKLETFSAVYRKLSGKDVVFEFPHIEA
- the LOC107864778 gene encoding uncharacterized protein LOC107864778, which encodes MPEEQHKLLISTMPIQQLNLLISAMLVLQMKHQQLRLMLRNLGNLVVQHNFRLDNTVADSLAKAGSHLLHIQAQPFLVSPPPTVKALLQHDRDGASTSILVSWPVCHHLVSLGNQSVISNSSVNNSKTLAPISSHVSSAILLRNAPAIPATTTFCNSPIFNLSAVAEHSECRDVYFDANMISKSFMLYCQYRDFYLNACMISKSFISHHRIELCISMPLHRDSHFNVHMVPKSFISHDQG